One genomic region from Glaciimonas sp. PAMC28666 encodes:
- a CDS encoding magnesium chelatase subunit D family protein, translating to MKLTHFPFSAIVEQPQLKTALLLCAIDPTLGGVLIRGDKGTAKSTAARALPAILPTIERSVGCAFNCRPDEPCELCDACLDAARTVIAASVPFVTLPLGATEDRVLGTLDLQRALKGEARPFQPGLLASAHRGILYIDEVNLLADHLVDVLLDVAAMGVNSVQREGLSVTHPARLTLIGTMNLEEGDLRPQLLDRFGLMVEVVAPRDKTIRAEVVRRRIRYEADPVTYVALWSEQQAALLAQLSAAQKLLPTILLSDALLDLISHLCCEFEVASLRADIVMHKAARALAALEGRASVTPDDIRQAAQLVLPHRRRRKPFEQPGLDQDKLDELMQQGPLPPALESPPTDGPADGASKSQDGAADDPSNDNANDHANDKAAGETEQQPQIFSIAAAANARQLAVAEIEPHGVAIMAGRRSDAQDAAHGRIVRTVPDAQPRSLAIGATLRTAAMRNPTDFQVTSEDVQGQVRVGKTANLILFVVDASGSMAAQRRMEAVKGAVLSLLTDAYQRRDEVAVIAFGGQVAQVVLAPTRGVDLAEKSLRELATGGRTPLPHALQLTCELLQRRAQQSTSATPLLVILSDGKANVALTPAGDAWRETLDLAAQLAASGTAALVLDTEDGYLRLGRAAQLAQALGAECLTLEQLSADNLALTIRARMQ from the coding sequence ATGAAATTAACCCATTTTCCTTTCTCCGCCATTGTCGAGCAGCCGCAGTTAAAGACTGCGCTGCTGCTGTGCGCGATTGATCCTACCTTAGGCGGCGTGTTGATTCGCGGCGACAAAGGCACCGCCAAAAGTACCGCGGCCCGTGCTTTGCCTGCGATTCTGCCGACGATCGAGCGGAGCGTCGGGTGTGCCTTTAATTGTCGCCCCGACGAACCGTGTGAATTGTGCGACGCCTGCCTTGATGCAGCGCGCACTGTCATCGCGGCTAGTGTCCCTTTTGTGACGCTGCCGCTTGGAGCGACGGAAGATCGGGTACTCGGAACGCTAGACTTGCAACGCGCTTTGAAAGGCGAAGCACGACCCTTTCAACCCGGATTGCTGGCGTCTGCGCATCGCGGGATTCTGTATATCGATGAGGTCAATTTGCTGGCCGACCATTTGGTCGATGTTCTGCTGGACGTGGCGGCGATGGGCGTCAATTCGGTCCAACGTGAGGGCCTATCCGTCACCCATCCGGCGCGTCTGACGCTAATCGGCACCATGAATCTGGAAGAGGGCGACCTGCGGCCCCAATTGTTGGATCGTTTTGGTCTTATGGTGGAGGTGGTCGCGCCACGCGACAAGACCATTCGGGCAGAAGTGGTGCGCCGTCGGATTCGGTATGAGGCTGATCCTGTCACTTATGTCGCGCTCTGGTCAGAGCAACAAGCGGCATTGCTGGCCCAGCTGTCAGCCGCTCAAAAATTGCTCCCCACGATCCTGTTGAGCGACGCTTTGCTGGACCTGATCAGCCATCTTTGCTGCGAGTTTGAGGTAGCCAGCTTACGCGCCGACATCGTAATGCACAAGGCCGCCCGCGCACTGGCTGCGCTGGAAGGCCGCGCCAGTGTGACCCCGGATGACATTCGCCAAGCGGCGCAACTGGTATTGCCACATCGCCGTCGGCGCAAGCCCTTTGAGCAACCGGGCCTCGATCAGGATAAGCTCGATGAATTGATGCAGCAAGGGCCGCTGCCCCCAGCTCTAGAGAGCCCACCAACGGATGGACCTGCAGACGGCGCTTCAAAGTCACAGGATGGGGCTGCCGACGATCCAAGTAACGACAATGCCAACGACCACGCCAACGACAAGGCAGCAGGGGAAACTGAGCAACAACCGCAGATTTTCTCGATTGCCGCGGCGGCTAATGCGCGTCAACTAGCGGTCGCCGAGATAGAACCGCACGGCGTTGCAATAATGGCCGGTCGTCGCAGCGATGCACAAGACGCCGCGCACGGGCGAATCGTCCGCACTGTGCCCGACGCCCAGCCGCGTAGTCTGGCGATTGGGGCAACGTTGCGAACGGCTGCGATGAGAAATCCGACCGATTTTCAGGTAACGAGCGAAGATGTGCAAGGGCAGGTGCGGGTTGGCAAAACTGCCAATCTGATTCTGTTCGTGGTCGATGCTTCTGGTTCAATGGCGGCGCAGCGCCGCATGGAGGCGGTCAAGGGAGCCGTATTGTCCTTACTCACCGACGCGTATCAACGACGCGATGAAGTCGCAGTGATCGCGTTTGGCGGTCAGGTGGCACAGGTGGTATTGGCACCGACGCGCGGGGTGGATCTGGCAGAAAAAAGTTTGCGCGAACTAGCCACCGGCGGTCGCACGCCTTTGCCGCATGCTTTGCAGTTAACCTGCGAGTTACTGCAACGACGCGCACAACAAAGTACCAGTGCAACGCCATTGCTGGTCATTCTCAGTGACGGTAAAGCCAACGTTGCGTTGACTCCAGCTGGCGATGCATGGCGCGAAACCCTTGACCTCGCAGCACAGTTGGCGGCGAGCGGAACGGCGGCGCTGGTGCTGGACACGGAAGACGGCTATTTACGGTTGGGAAGAGCAGCGCAGTTGGCGCAGGCGCTGGGGGCAGAATGTCTGACGCTGGAACAACTGAGCGCTGACAATCTGGCCCTTACCATACGGGCGCGCATGCAGTAG